The Rhizobium sp. SL42 genome includes a region encoding these proteins:
- a CDS encoding ABC transporter permease, producing MSDTMLNTASPQSKLLGSLSLRDAGTLIGLIIIIAIFGLLVPDFLSQRNLVNILQQSSINACLALGMTLVIISGGIDLSVGPTAAIAAVITAALLVAGTPVPLAILAGLGIGMVCGLVNGVLVAYVGLQPFIVTLGTLSTYRAIALIYTGGNPVFGLPPAFRSLFNGSVAGIPNSVIMVAVVAIFAWVLLKKTPLGEYLLAVGGNEEAAYVAGVPIAITKITAYVISGALAALASMILIGRLGAAEPILGNLWELDAIAAAAIGGASLMGGKGSVVGTILGAIILGSMRNGLTLMNVQAFYQLLATGLIILVAMMIDRVTRGRG from the coding sequence ATGTCCGATACAATGCTCAATACCGCTTCACCACAGTCGAAACTGCTGGGATCGCTGTCCCTGCGTGATGCAGGCACCCTGATCGGCCTGATCATCATCATTGCCATCTTCGGCCTGCTGGTGCCCGATTTCCTTTCGCAGAGGAACCTCGTCAACATCCTGCAGCAATCGAGCATCAATGCCTGCCTGGCGCTCGGCATGACGCTGGTCATCATTTCCGGCGGCATCGACCTGTCGGTCGGTCCGACAGCCGCCATTGCCGCCGTGATCACGGCAGCCCTTCTGGTCGCCGGCACGCCGGTCCCGCTTGCGATCCTGGCCGGTCTTGGCATCGGCATGGTTTGCGGTCTGGTCAACGGCGTTCTCGTTGCCTATGTCGGACTTCAGCCCTTCATCGTGACGCTCGGAACGCTCAGCACCTATCGCGCCATCGCCCTGATCTATACCGGTGGCAACCCGGTCTTCGGCCTGCCGCCGGCATTCCGCTCGCTGTTCAACGGGTCCGTCGCAGGGATTCCCAATTCGGTCATCATGGTTGCGGTCGTCGCCATCTTTGCCTGGGTCCTTCTCAAGAAGACGCCGCTCGGCGAATATCTGCTGGCTGTCGGCGGCAATGAAGAGGCCGCCTATGTGGCCGGCGTGCCGATTGCGATCACCAAGATCACGGCCTATGTAATTTCCGGTGCGCTGGCAGCCCTTGCCTCGATGATCCTGATCGGTCGCCTGGGCGCTGCCGAACCTATCCTTGGCAACCTCTGGGAACTGGACGCCATCGCGGCAGCAGCCATTGGCGGTGCGTCGCTGATGGGCGGAAAGGGTAGTGTCGTCGGCACAATCCTCGGGGCGATCATCCTCGGCAGCATGCGCAACGGTCTCACGTTGATGAATGTTCAGGCCTTCTATCAACTGCTGGCGACCGGGCTTATAATTCTCGTTGCGATGATGATCGATCGCGTAACGAGAGGTCGTGGATGA
- a CDS encoding sugar ABC transporter ATP-binding protein encodes MTTARLTFEGMTKVFPGVRALSDVSFQIAPGEIHALLGENGAGKSTLLRILSGVFKPTSGQLLIDGVAQAFKTPDSARVAGVAMIHQELQQVPHLTVAQNMFLGHPITWAGGLLVNRREQEKRAAEALAMIDPSIDPAAPISSLKVAQRQVVEIARALLDNAKIIAMDEPTSSLTPSEFESLAEVIKRLAASGVAIIYVSHKMDEVFGICERASVMRDGRLVGVVDLKQTQPADVISMMVGRELQAEEHVSHASRDVRIEARNLSSTKVQGISFDLHKGEVLGIAGLVGSGRTELLRLIAGADKATGGTIRIDGSAMMLSNPRAAIAAGIGLLPEERKREGIIPGRSVTNNVALPSMKRFAPAGIIRHRALKRTAAELLTRVNLRPFLLDRPIRLFSGGNQQKAIIARWLAAGSKVLLFDEPTRGIDVGAKSEIYTLIEELASEGHSVVVVSSELPEVMRVSDRVLVMREGTVVAELARDELSEEAIVSHAVGKGQRAHSRQSQQE; translated from the coding sequence ATGACCACTGCCAGACTGACTTTCGAAGGCATGACGAAGGTGTTTCCGGGCGTGCGTGCCCTGTCAGACGTCTCCTTCCAGATTGCGCCCGGCGAGATCCACGCCCTGCTCGGTGAAAACGGTGCGGGCAAATCGACCCTGCTGCGCATTCTGTCTGGTGTCTTCAAGCCGACGAGCGGACAGCTTTTGATCGACGGCGTCGCCCAGGCCTTCAAGACACCCGACAGCGCTCGCGTGGCCGGTGTCGCAATGATCCATCAGGAATTGCAGCAGGTGCCGCATCTGACCGTTGCCCAGAATATGTTTCTTGGCCATCCGATCACCTGGGCAGGCGGTCTCCTGGTCAATCGGCGCGAGCAGGAAAAACGGGCCGCCGAAGCGTTGGCGATGATCGATCCTTCGATCGATCCTGCAGCGCCGATCTCGTCGCTGAAAGTGGCGCAGCGTCAGGTGGTCGAAATCGCACGCGCTTTGCTCGACAATGCGAAGATCATCGCCATGGACGAGCCGACTTCGAGCTTGACGCCGAGCGAATTCGAGAGCCTTGCCGAAGTCATCAAGCGGTTAGCCGCTAGCGGCGTGGCCATCATTTATGTTTCACACAAGATGGACGAGGTCTTCGGGATCTGCGAGCGCGCAAGCGTGATGCGGGACGGCCGGCTGGTCGGTGTCGTCGACCTCAAGCAGACGCAGCCTGCCGACGTCATTTCGATGATGGTCGGACGGGAGTTGCAGGCGGAAGAGCATGTCTCGCATGCGAGCCGGGATGTCCGGATCGAAGCGCGCAATTTGTCCTCCACCAAGGTTCAAGGGATTTCCTTCGACCTGCACAAGGGGGAAGTGCTCGGCATTGCCGGGCTTGTCGGCTCCGGTCGCACCGAACTTCTTCGGCTGATCGCGGGTGCCGACAAGGCAACCGGCGGCACTATTCGCATCGATGGCTCCGCCATGATGCTTTCCAATCCGCGTGCGGCCATTGCGGCCGGCATCGGCCTTCTGCCTGAAGAACGCAAGCGCGAGGGCATCATTCCGGGACGCTCGGTTACCAACAATGTCGCGCTGCCATCGATGAAGCGTTTCGCGCCGGCCGGCATCATCCGGCATCGGGCCTTGAAGCGAACGGCGGCCGAATTGCTGACCCGCGTCAATCTCCGCCCGTTCCTGCTCGACCGGCCGATCCGCCTGTTCAGCGGCGGCAACCAGCAGAAGGCAATCATTGCCCGCTGGCTGGCCGCCGGCTCCAAAGTCCTGCTGTTCGACGAACCGACACGCGGTATCGACGTCGGCGCCAAATCAGAAATCTACACTCTCATTGAGGAACTCGCCTCGGAAGGTCATTCCGTCGTGGTGGTGTCGTCCGAACTCCCCGAAGTCATGCGTGTGTCCGACAGGGTCCTCGTGATGCGCGAGGGGACGGTCGTGGCCGAACTGGCGCGCGATGAGCTTTCAGAGGAAGCGATCGTTTCCCATGCAGTCGGCAAGGGCCAGCGCGCCCACTCCCGGCAAAGCCAACAGGAATAG
- a CDS encoding sugar ABC transporter substrate-binding protein codes for MNRLLTLALAASLWAGAAFAQDLAPLNSDSEPDRMDWSELEAKFGAFPAIPASTKAGGVSKTLTNEYWRSLGEGYKAFADKVGVESAYQAAQSEGDQLGQLTIAEGMVTQGYKVLLLSPQTDANLQPIMEQAKAAGVPVVNVNDAVIPQAEHYVGNVQRDNGVRVAKWFIDNRPEGGKVAIVEGQAGVYAAVQRTDGFRKTIEESGKFQVVASVPGNWDRQMSYDAATNILQQHPDLVGFYANNDGMALGIVEAVKAAGLLEKVAVFGTDGISDAYASIRAGELTGTVDSFPVLTGEVGMEVALRLVAGQDLPRVVATPQALITKDNVADFQGDGIDLRAVLMKAAGK; via the coding sequence ATGAATAGACTTTTGACCCTCGCCCTGGCGGCGAGCCTCTGGGCCGGCGCAGCCTTTGCCCAGGACCTCGCACCGCTCAATTCCGACTCCGAGCCGGACCGCATGGACTGGTCCGAACTGGAAGCCAAGTTCGGCGCATTCCCGGCGATCCCGGCCAGCACCAAGGCCGGTGGCGTGTCCAAGACGCTGACGAACGAATACTGGCGTTCGCTCGGGGAGGGCTACAAGGCCTTTGCGGACAAGGTTGGTGTCGAAAGCGCCTATCAGGCAGCCCAAAGCGAAGGTGACCAGCTCGGTCAGCTGACGATTGCCGAGGGCATGGTCACGCAGGGATACAAGGTTCTTCTCCTGTCGCCGCAGACCGACGCCAACCTGCAGCCGATCATGGAGCAGGCCAAGGCTGCCGGCGTTCCGGTCGTCAACGTCAACGACGCCGTCATTCCGCAGGCCGAGCACTATGTCGGCAACGTCCAGCGCGACAATGGCGTGCGCGTCGCCAAGTGGTTCATCGACAATCGTCCGGAAGGTGGCAAGGTTGCCATCGTCGAAGGGCAGGCCGGCGTCTATGCGGCCGTGCAGCGGACCGACGGTTTCAGGAAGACCATCGAGGAAAGCGGCAAGTTCCAGGTCGTTGCCAGCGTTCCCGGCAACTGGGATCGCCAGATGTCCTATGATGCGGCGACCAACATTCTGCAGCAGCATCCGGATCTCGTTGGCTTCTATGCCAATAATGACGGCATGGCGCTCGGCATCGTCGAGGCGGTCAAGGCCGCCGGCCTCCTCGAAAAGGTCGCTGTCTTCGGTACGGACGGCATCTCCGATGCCTATGCCTCGATCAGGGCAGGCGAACTGACCGGCACGGTCGACAGCTTCCCGGTGCTGACGGGTGAAGTCGGCATGGAAGTCGCCCTGCGTCTCGTTGCCGGCCAGGACCTGCCGCGCGTCGTTGCCACGCCGCAGGCGTTGATCACCAAGGACAATGTTGCCGATTTCCAGGGCGACGGTATCGATCTTCGCGCCGTCCTGATGAAGGCTGCAGGCAAGTAA
- a CDS encoding TIM barrel protein, producing MTEHRFATRLNSFASAAHIAWPGIKGKPSVLQMAERAASVHGLTDLDLNYPDHLGEDPRELAKKLGDLGLAINGFAMRYYTNPAFKLGAFTHPDAAVRREAIDLTKKGIDAAREVGSNLMTLWLGQDGFDYAFQADYGRMWQHEIDGIREVCDHDRDCMISIEYKPNEPRSYSLMPDAATTLLAIRDVGAENLGVTLDFAHVLYADEQPAFAAALIARHSKLLGVHLNDGYAKRDDGLMVGAVHTVQTIELLRQIRRDGYDGAIYFDTFPDMTGLDPVHECEVNIATVKRMLNVVDRLEQDNRISGAIDRQDAVAAQAILQELMLGAAA from the coding sequence TTGACCGAGCACCGTTTCGCCACTCGCCTGAACTCCTTCGCTTCCGCAGCGCACATTGCGTGGCCGGGTATCAAAGGCAAACCCAGCGTCTTGCAGATGGCCGAGCGCGCCGCAAGCGTTCACGGTCTTACTGACCTCGATCTAAACTATCCCGATCATCTCGGCGAAGATCCTCGAGAGTTGGCAAAGAAACTCGGCGATCTCGGGCTCGCGATAAACGGATTTGCCATGCGCTACTATACGAACCCGGCTTTCAAGCTGGGGGCGTTCACCCATCCGGACGCCGCTGTCCGACGCGAAGCGATCGATCTCACCAAGAAGGGCATCGATGCTGCCCGGGAGGTAGGGTCCAACCTCATGACGCTTTGGCTCGGCCAAGACGGCTTTGACTATGCATTCCAGGCTGACTATGGCCGCATGTGGCAACACGAGATAGACGGAATTCGTGAAGTTTGCGATCATGATCGCGATTGCATGATCAGTATTGAATATAAGCCGAATGAGCCGCGCTCCTACAGCCTGATGCCGGATGCGGCAACGACACTGCTGGCGATCCGGGATGTCGGCGCCGAAAATCTTGGCGTCACGCTCGACTTTGCCCATGTGCTCTATGCCGACGAGCAGCCGGCCTTTGCCGCAGCTTTGATTGCCCGTCACAGCAAGCTTCTCGGCGTCCATCTGAACGACGGTTACGCAAAGCGGGATGACGGTCTCATGGTCGGCGCCGTGCATACGGTGCAGACGATCGAACTGCTCAGGCAGATCCGACGCGACGGTTATGACGGCGCCATCTATTTCGACACATTTCCAGACATGACCGGACTGGATCCGGTCCACGAATGCGAGGTGAACATCGCGACAGTCAAGCGGATGCTGAATGTCGTTGATCGCCTCGAGCAGGACAATCGCATCTCCGGCGCGATTGACCGTCAGGATGCCGTTGCCGCCCAGGCCATTCTGCAGGAGCTGATGCTTGGGGCAGCCGCTTAA
- a CDS encoding recombinase family protein: MHATKRVVLYARYSTDQQNPASIETQLDLGKEFVLRQGWHLADTFVDAGVSGSSFETRHGLQAALARSNIGAYDVFLCLTLDRLSRDLEHSARILKILQFHNIELWTVHGAASVSPMELGLRAVLNQEVLEQVRYRTREGMKTVAKHGRVPGGICYGYRVRREFDDSGEPVRGLRSIDTDEAATIVWIFEQYADGMSPVRIAEELNARGVSGPRGRPWQGTAIRGHRNRGSGILNNQAYIGRIVFNRLAYRKNPATERRVSRENPAEHHVVQEVPSLRIVDDALWQRVKTRQEDWRAS, encoded by the coding sequence ATGCATGCCACCAAGCGCGTCGTGCTTTACGCGCGTTATTCAACAGATCAACAAAACCCCGCCTCGATCGAAACCCAGCTCGATCTCGGAAAGGAATTCGTCCTGCGGCAAGGTTGGCACTTGGCCGACACTTTCGTCGATGCCGGTGTCAGCGGCTCGTCATTTGAGACGCGGCACGGCCTCCAGGCCGCTTTGGCGAGGTCAAACATCGGCGCATATGACGTCTTTCTCTGCCTCACCCTCGATCGCCTTTCTCGCGACCTTGAGCACAGCGCTCGCATTCTCAAGATACTGCAGTTTCATAACATCGAGTTGTGGACGGTTCACGGCGCCGCGTCGGTGTCGCCAATGGAACTGGGACTGAGGGCGGTTCTAAATCAGGAGGTGCTCGAACAGGTTCGCTACCGGACGCGCGAAGGCATGAAGACTGTCGCCAAGCATGGCCGGGTGCCAGGCGGTATCTGTTACGGCTACAGAGTGCGACGTGAGTTCGACGATAGCGGGGAGCCGGTGCGCGGCCTGCGTTCGATCGATACAGATGAGGCGGCAACCATCGTCTGGATCTTTGAGCAGTACGCCGACGGCATGAGCCCTGTCAGGATCGCTGAGGAACTCAATGCACGCGGTGTATCCGGTCCTCGCGGCCGACCTTGGCAGGGGACCGCAATTCGCGGGCATCGAAATCGCGGCAGCGGCATTCTGAACAATCAGGCCTATATCGGACGGATCGTCTTTAACCGCCTCGCTTATCGCAAAAATCCCGCAACGGAACGGCGGGTCTCACGGGAGAATCCTGCCGAGCACCATGTCGTCCAGGAGGTGCCGTCGCTTAGAATTGTCGACGATGCCCT